TCAGGAAAAACCAACTTCTATTCGAGTTTTGCAATCGAATAAAAAAAAGTCGAGATCACCCGTAATCTATATCATCATTGGTATTATTGCAGGTGTTTTTGTAAGTATCTCGTTGTTCCTGTTCTTGTCTCAACCGTATTCATCCGACCCTACAAGTGTTGAGAGCAAATCGAATCAAGATCAGGAGCTTGACCAAGTCTTGATGACTAATTCTTCTGCACATGACCAAGCAGTAAGTGATCAGCAAGAGCAAACTGATCCGATGAGCCATGATGGTTTTGAGCAACCTAAAGAGAATGAGTTAAGTAACATTTTTAAGCCTGCTCCTCATAAAGAGGCAGTACCTAACCCGCAACGTGTTTCACCTTTTGATGCACAGTTAACAGGTGAACAGGTTGTACCTAAGCAACAGGCTGTAGCTAAACCTGTACAGCCAAAACTACAGGTAGTTCAGCAAAAACCGGCTACCCAGACGAAAGTGGTTCAAGCCAAACCCGCTGAGGTAAATAAAGCTCCGGTTGAACAAGAGGCTGATGTGGAACCACCTAAAGCTTCGGTTGATATTAAGATTACACGAAGTCCATTTGCTGTGAATTAGTTAAGTCATGATGATTTTTCTAATTTTCTTTTGTTTTGCTTGCCTTGCTATAGGGTTAGCATTTTTGATGTCTTATGAGTTAAGAAATAAGGGTAGAACATTTGTTCTATCTTTATTACCTCAGGGGCGTCGGCAGCTAAATCAAGTTAGACAATTTGCTCAAACAATGAATCAGGCTGCGGCTCCTGAAAAACTACAATCACATTGGCATTTACAGCAATGGTGGATTGTAATCGCAGGATTTTTTTTATTTGCCAGTATTTTAATTTTTGCTTTTACTCGCCCAATCAGTTCAACACGAATTGAAGCCGAGTATCTTAAAAAAACTGATCCGCAAATTTATGCATTATTAAATGGAGAAATATTATCGCCTCCACCTGAAGTAGATGAAAGCCTGATTGAAGCTGCAATTGTTGAAGCAACTCAGTTAGAGCAGCAATATGCTTCTCAAGAAAGTGGTGTTATAAATTCTTCACCAATTGATAATACAAGTTTTGATGGCCGTGCGATTTTAGATACGAGTTTAGTCAACCGTAAGTGGGATAAAATGAACCCACGCTATAAGCAGCGTTTGCTTATGGTCTTTAAAATTATGAAAGAACAATATGGTTATGAACTTGTTTTGCTTGAAGGTTATCGTAGTCCAGCACGTCAAAATATGTTGGCAGGCAATCCGAATACAACCAGAGCAAAAGGGTATCAAAGTTATCATCAATTTGGTTTAGCGGCAGATGTGGCCTTTAAGCGAAACGGTAAAGTTGTTATTTCTGAACGTGACCCATGGGCTATGCAGGGTTACCGCCTATATGGGCAAGTTGCTGAGTCTGTCGGGCTTACCTGGGGTGGTCGCTGGAAATCTATACAAGATTATGGCCATACAGAATATAGAATGCCAGGCTTGAAGAAAACTCAAGAAATGGCGGAAAAGCTGATTGCCGAAAGC
The window above is part of the Acinetobacter baumannii genome. Proteins encoded here:
- a CDS encoding M15 family metallopeptidase encodes the protein MMIFLIFFCFACLAIGLAFLMSYELRNKGRTFVLSLLPQGRRQLNQVRQFAQTMNQAAAPEKLQSHWHLQQWWIVIAGFFLFASILIFAFTRPISSTRIEAEYLKKTDPQIYALLNGEILSPPPEVDESLIEAAIVEATQLEQQYASQESGVINSSPIDNTSFDGRAILDTSLVNRKWDKMNPRYKQRLLMVFKIMKEQYGYELVLLEGYRSPARQNMLAGNPNTTRAKGYQSYHQFGLAADVAFKRNGKVVISERDPWAMQGYRLYGQVAESVGLTWGGRWKSIQDYGHTEYRMPGLKKTQEMAEKLIAESLNDIS